The following DNA comes from Alphaproteobacteria bacterium HT1-32.
GTTGGTGGCTTGTATCTTGCCTGGCGACGACAACGGCTGACCCTTGCAGAAAAACTGTTCTTTCTGTTCGCTCTGCTCCCGCTTGAAGCCTACGCCGTGTTGCGCGCTCTGCTGATCACAAAGTTTCTGCTGATCACCGCCTTCATGTTTTTTCTGTTCCTGTATGAACGACAACTCCGTCTGATGCTGATTGCCGGCCTTCTGGGGGCAACATTGCTTGGCGGATATCGCTATACAACAGCCAGTCGCAGTTTTGGCGAGGTCGGTTTTGAACGCTTCAGGATGGTCTATTCCGCAATCATCGACGACCTGAACAATCCGTTTCAGACCAATCCCCGTACAGGCCTCAAACGTCTGGACATACCTCCGGGTGCAGCCTCCCTGATCCGCCGGATCAGTCAGTTCTGGGTTTTCCAGCATGTCTATGACCGAACCCCCGATCCGGTTCCCTACTGGCGCGGAGAAACCCTGAAGCCGTTGCTGACAGCAATGATTCCACGCGTAATCTATCCGGACAAACCACGGGAAGTTGCCGGCAACAAATTCGGGATTCGCTATGACCTGCTGACAGGCGACGATCCGCGCACCTCGGTCAACATACCCTGGCCAACCGAACTTCTGGCGAATTTCGGACCGCTGGGCCTGATCGTCGGCATGGGCGTCATCGGTCTCTGTCTGGCCGGCCTCTTCAGATGGCTGTTATCCTCAGCCGCCGGGCCAGTGACCACATTGACCGGGCTCACCGTATTTCATCCGCTGGTTTATCCGGAATCAAACATCTCTGTCATCGCAGGGTCCATACCACTGCTCTATATCTGCCTGACGCTGCTCTGCTTCATGGTCTGGCTGTTTACCGGGAGAGAACGGTCATGAGGGCCGTTCGCTGTCTCGGCTGGCTGGTCAGCATCCTTATTCTGGGCACCGCCACAGGACTGTCGGTCATCGGGTTATGGCCATCCGATTGTACATCACCCCTTGCCCCCGGAGCGAACTTGCGGGGCTGCGACTTCCGGGGACAGGATTTCTCCGGCAAGAAACTCAACGGTATTATCCTCGCCGGTGCGGATCTGAGAGAAGCGGATTTCACCGGTGCAACACTGGTGAATGTCAGTCTCGAAAACACCGACCTGAGTGGCGCCGACTTCACCGCAGCCAGCATCTCCAGCGTGAATTTTACCGGGGCCCGCCTGAACGGGGCCAGCTTCAGCAAAGCAGAATTACGCGACAGTTCGCTAATTCTCACATCATTGCTCAATGCCAGTCTGAACAGCACCCGCCTGGAAAATGTTCTCGTTGAACATGCAAATCTGTCCGGTGCATCCCTTCACGGAACCATCATTCATCAGTCCAGCATGATCAGCAGCCGGTTTGACAATGTGACCTTTGAGGAAACGACCCTGAACGGAGTCAATTTCCGGCATGCCAATTTTAATAACACCCGGATCGCCCGGTCACATATCTCGGATATCCGGATATATGCCGCCCGGTTTGATAACCTCGCATTTTCAGACAGCACACTGACCGGCATCAATCGCAACAGGCGGGCCGGCCTTCCGATTGCAGGAACCCGGTTATCACTGATCCGCAGCTGTATATCTGACAGCTATTTCGGTTCGGCTGAAATTGCCGAACTGGTCATGGAATCAACCCGGCTGCATGACATCAATCTTGATGGTGCGGAAATCCAGATGGCGCGCCTTGCGGATATTTATCTCGACCGGGTCTCTCTCCGGAAAAACCGGCAGGATGTTCCTTTTCGTCTCGGAAGACTGCAATCAAGTGGCGTGAGAACCAGCGGAACCAGTCTGGAGAACACCCGGATTGAAGGAGACATCAGCACTATCCTTCCTGTTGATTCCTCGCCGGAATCTTTTCCATCGGAGTGCAAACCATCGCCCTGATTTCACCGTTTTCCCACAACCCGGCATCCGGCACAGGTCAATCGCACTATTGACGCAGGCGAAATGACGTGGTGTCTGCCGTTTTCGCCAGTTCCAGAAACGGGAACACCGAATGTCGTCAAGACCATCCATTTGTATCATCGGGCTCGGTTATGTCGGCCTGCCACTTGCCATTGCCGTCGCGCGTGACCACCGGACACTCGGCTTTGACATCGACCGGACCCGCATCCGCGAGCTTCGGGACGGCCATGACCGGACCAACGAAGTCGAATCCGACCGGCTGGCTGCCAGCAATCTGATCTACAGTGATCAGGAGGCCGATATCGCCGGGTTTGATATCTATATCATTACAGTTCCGACCCCCGTCGATGAGGATAACAATCCTGATCTGGCTTATGTCATGTCAGCCAGCGACCTGGTCGGCCGGCATATGGCACGGGGCGCCGTTGTTGTTTATGAAAGCACCGTCTATCCCGGCGTAACCGAAGATATCTGTGGTCCGGCGCTGGCAGCAGCATCAGGTCTGGTTTGCGGCAGCGATTTTCACCTCGGCTATTCACCGGAGCGGATCAATCCCGGCGACCGGGAACATACCGTCGACCGCATCACCAAGGTTGTCGCCGGACAGACCCCGGAAATAACCGACAGGCTGGCCGGAGTTTATGACGCCGTAACCACCGGCGGTGTCTTCCGGGCCGCCAGCATCCGCACGGCAGAAGCTGCCAAGGTTATCGAAAACGCCCAGCGCGACATCAATATCGCCTTCGTCAACGAGATCACCATGATCTTCCGGCGCATGGGCATCTCGGTCCATGATGTTCTGGAAGCCAGTCAGACGAAGTGGAATTTCCTGCCCTTTACGCCCGGTCTCGTTGGCGGTCACTGTATCGGCGTTGATCCCCACTATCTTGCCAATGCCGCGATCAAGGCTGGTGTCGAGCCGGAAGTTGTTCTCTCCGGGCGGCGGGTCAATGAAGGTATGGGAATTTTCATTGCCGAGCAGGTTGCCGAGCAGATGGAACGGGTTTTCGGCAATTACGCCGGCCGGCGCGTGCTGGTGCTGGGGCTGACCTTCAAGGAAAATGTTCCTGATCTCCGCAACACGAAAGTCGTTGATGTCATCTCCTGCCTGACCGCAATGGAATGCAGCGTGGATGTTTTTGACCCCCGTGCAGATCAGGGAGAGACCCGGTCACATTACGGCATCAACCTGATGACGGAACTGCCTCAACAGGCTGACTATGACTGTGTTGTGGGGCTCGTTCCCCACGCCGAAATCACCGCACTGGAACCCTCTCGGCTGGCCAGCCTGTTGCGGGACGGCGGCGTGGTCGCAGACATCAAGGCCATCTGGCGCGGAAAGGAATTTCCGTCGGGGGTCACTTACTGGGGGCTTTAGGACCGGTCTGTTCTGACGGACAGGGCCAGTCGGGTTCAGAAGCAGAAACCGCTGCCCAGTCTGCCGGCCCGGATGCGCTGGCTTTTTCCAGCCGTCGTGCCGCTTCTGCCGTCACAGCGTCACCGGACAGCAATGAGTCACCGCCCAGTCTGTCGACAGCATCTCCGACAACTGACAATCCCTGCATTTGTGCCATCCGGAGGTAAATCAGCCGGCCTTGTGGATCCGAAGCCTGACATCCTCCTTCGGCAAGGGTCGCAAGCATGGCCTCTGCCGTACCCCCGCTTCTTCCCACAAGGCTTTCAAGCGATGACCTGACCCAGTCACATCGCCCCTCGCCACTGACGAATTTAAGGGCCGTCGCGATATAACGCACACGGGCAATGGCATCTTCCCTGTCGGCAGCCAGCTTGTAGAAACGCCGTGCAAGACAAAGACGGGGTTCGAGGCCGGCAAAGCCGACATGCAGATCACCTGCGATGGTCGCCGCAACCATGTCACCATCAGCGGCCCGCTGTCCGAGATTTACGGCCGCGGTCTCGTAGTCACCTTCAACAAATTCCACATATCCGCTATTGCCGGAGCGAAAGACC
Coding sequences within:
- a CDS encoding nucleotide sugar dehydrogenase, encoding MSSRPSICIIGLGYVGLPLAIAVARDHRTLGFDIDRTRIRELRDGHDRTNEVESDRLAASNLIYSDQEADIAGFDIYIITVPTPVDEDNNPDLAYVMSASDLVGRHMARGAVVVYESTVYPGVTEDICGPALAAASGLVCGSDFHLGYSPERINPGDREHTVDRITKVVAGQTPEITDRLAGVYDAVTTGGVFRAASIRTAEAAKVIENAQRDINIAFVNEITMIFRRMGISVHDVLEASQTKWNFLPFTPGLVGGHCIGVDPHYLANAAIKAGVEPEVVLSGRRVNEGMGIFIAEQVAEQMERVFGNYAGRRVLVLGLTFKENVPDLRNTKVVDVISCLTAMECSVDVFDPRADQGETRSHYGINLMTELPQQADYDCVVGLVPHAEITALEPSRLASLLRDGGVVADIKAIWRGKEFPSGVTYWGL